The Chlorocebus sabaeus isolate Y175 chromosome 11, mChlSab1.0.hap1, whole genome shotgun sequence genomic interval TCCTCATACCTTTTTGTGTCCTAATACcttaaattcttgttttttttttttaaatccagctgtttatttatttatttatttacttatttgagacagagtttctctctgttgcacaggctggagtgcagtggcgcgatctcgcctcattgcaaccttcaccttccaggttcaagcgattctcctgcctcagcctcccgagtagctgggatcacaggcacatgccatcacggtggggtaatttttgtatttttagtagagacagggtttggctatgttggccatggctggtctcaaactcctgacctcaagtgatttgcctgccttggcctcccaaagtgctgggattacaggcgttagccactatgcccggccatcTTTTAAACGTGTGTAGTACAGTTTTATAACTCTTGCTAAGTCTTTGGAAGAAAACTAGGAGAAAGGTCATCTCCTCAGAGAGGCTTTCTCCGAAGACTGAATTAGAATCAGCTCCCATCTCCCAGCCCCCGAACCAGTTTATCTTATTAAAGCACCTTTCCTTCATTGCACTTATAGCAACTTGtaattattacttttcttttgtttccttgtttaagTTTGTTTTCTCCACTGGATTCTAAGTTCCATGAAGACTAAGACCATCTCTCTCTTTCAGTGGGTTATCCCTAGCTGACCATAGCATGTAATCAATGCTCAGCAGAAACTTGTTGCTGTCAATTATTCATAATTATAATAGTCCTAGTATTACCAACCACTAAAGTCTTATGGTGTAACGCTTCAAATTTCTAGAATTGTTGGAGGATTAAATTAGTACATGATACTCTGTATAATAATGTATTTGGCTCTTTTAAAAGGTTTTTGTAAAGTCTCAGGATTTTTACAACAAACAGTAATTAAGATGAAAATTAGCAAAGAATTGAATGAATCATTGGAATTCATAACttggtaaaataataatttattagtgCAGATGATATTATCTACAGCATATCTTAATCAAAAGTTACACCAAAAGAGGCAACATTTGCATATTccaagtgggtttttttttttttttttaaggatttacAGTTACAGGGATAGATGTCCGTACTTCTtttgacaaatttttattttatctgtttttgggGAAGGTTGGTCTGGGGAACATAGACCATATGAAATTCTATGCTGCATGTCAAGAAAATAGCTAAGATAAAATGAGGACTAGGAATTTAGGCCcagaagttttcatttctccctGACTATGGGCAAGTCCTTTATGGCGTtcgttttctccttctttctcctctgatcctccctctcttgctccttccCTTCCTCAAGTTGTCACACCTCCTTGTCTTCTTAAATCTGTAACTATTTCTcagtctttcatgaccttgacacttttgaagagtactTGTCAGAtattttgtaatagcaaaaaccgcaattacttttgcaccaacctaatagaatgtCTCTCGGTGTGAGTTTATCTGATGTTTTCTTACAAAAAGACTGAGGTTATGAATTTTGAAGGAGAATATCACAAAGGAGATATGCCCTTCTTGTCACATCGTATTGGAGTACATACTTCCATGACTCATTGCTGGGGATGTttaaccttgatcacttggttaaggcgATGTTTGCCAAGTTTCTCTAAtatcaagtttttcttttctttctatattttattagttatacatgtgtgacttttttttttaaacctgaggGTTTAAGCATTGTTTTATTTAGTTTCCAAATTTATGGGATTTATGGAATCTGTCCTTTTGTCAAAATTCCTAATTTTATTGTATAATTATAGAGTACATAGTTTGTATTCTATTGATTTTCAGGAATTCATTAATGCTTCTTTGTGAACGAATTTATGATCTATTTTAATAAATGCTTCAAGCATGCTTGAAAATACTCTGTTTTTCCCCATGACTTAACTTCTACATCAATGAAACAGGAAGAACCAAAACATGCAAttcctttgatttattttttgaaggctgCAAAACCAAAGACCAATCGAAAGAGAAAAATGCTGCATTTGTTCTTTTTGACTCTTTCTTTTGCAAACTCACATAGGGATATCTTGACACAAGTAAACATActaggggagagagaaaaatgaaaatatctgtccTTCCTGAAGATGGATTTGTTACCACTGGGTAACAGGTGCTTAATCCTCCGTGGGGGCACAATTCCAGACTACAGAGAGGGACTGGCCAGAGCGGAGGAGTAACCACCTGTGATAATGATTCTGATCTGTGTTCCATTCCTTAGAAGCCCTCTGGCCTTAGCTAATCTGCCTAAGTAAAGCTGGGTGTTTGGTGTGCTGCCACAAAGTATTGCTGTATGCTGAGGTGGGGTGGCTGATGGCAGTGGGCTAGTCGTTCAGCCTAGTTGCTTAAGACACAGCATGGATACTCATTTGTATTTGCCATGGGAAGAGGAATTTGATGGTTAAAGGCTTCATGCTGCAGATTTAAGTCAGATCTTTAATGGCCACCCTCTCAGGTTGTTTACCATAGGACGCCATGCCCCTTGGCTGCTGCCCTGATGCTCTCCTGCTGTCTCTTGCTGCTTCTCTTCTGTGAACCCTCATGGATCCTACTGTTggctccccacctcctcctgggTATCATCATCAAGGCTCACCTTCTAGCTCCTAGGAGATCTCAAGTCTTTCCAAATATGATGAGTCATCAAGAAATATGGAACTTTATATGGGCGTTTATTGCGCTATTTGTTTCAACTTTcctatatgtttgaaatttatcAAAGTTTACAGTTAGAAAAAATCCACTTGCTTTTCCTCTCTAAAAAAGTTAGCATGGGTGAACTATCCCTTACCCAAAATGCTTGGGATGAGAAGTGTTTTggagtttggatttttttggattttggaatatttgcatatacataatgacgTAACTTGGGGACAGGACCCAAGTTTAAGCACAAAACTTAAGTTTCATATATactttatacacatagcctgaaagtaattttatacaatattttaaataattttgcataTGAAACAAAGGTTTGTGTTTTGACTGACCCATCACATAAGGTCAGGtgtagaattttccacttgtggcgtCATGTtgacactcaaaaagtttcaggtTTTGgagtctgtctttctttctttctttctttctttctttctttctttctttctttcttcctttcttcctttcttcctttcttcctttcttcctttctttcttttcttcctttcctttcctttcctttcctttcctttcctttcctttcctttcctttcctttcctttcctttctctctttctctctttctttctttctttctttcttcctttctttctttcttcttttttttctgagacagggtctctgtttgttggccaggccggagtgcagtggcacaatcttgtttcactgcaacttccacctcccgggttcaattgattctccacctcagcctcctgagaaactgggactacagatgtgcacaaccatgcctggctaattttttgtattttttgtagagatgggatctcactatgttgcccagattggccctgaactcctgggctcaaatgatctgcctgccttggcttcccaaaatgttcagattacaggtgtgagccaccactcccagccaggtTTTGGAGCATTCtggatttcaaatttttggattagggatattCAACCTATAAACCTCAACGCTTGGCAGTGTTGCAAGTGGTCTGCACTTTATCTGGACGAAGACAAAGAATGGTGCTAACACTTGTCTATGTACAGATGGGAAATCTTGCTGAGGAAAGGACAATGATTcttgagaaaaagggaaaaagggagagaggtAGGAGGTGGCAACAGGATGATTTGCAAGTAATATTTGGCTATCATTAGAACAATAAACTCTTCACTATACAGGATTGTATGGTGTATTGGAAAGAGCATGAAATCAGAGAAACTTCATTAGAATTCAAGTTTTGCTCTATATTAGCTGTGAGATTTTGGCTAAGACAATTGACCATTCTGATTCCACAGTCTTTATACATGCAAAATGCTAATACAGTTATAACAATGGAGGTACATTGTGAGAAATGTGTCATTGTGCAAACAAAATAGGGTGTACTTAagcaaacctagatggtatagcctactacatactTAGGCCATATAGCATAGCCTATTGCTCTGACCACTATCAtatatgcagtctatcattgacccAAATATTGTTatgcaatgcatgactgtaataATAATACTTGCCACATAGGTAAAAATACTGTCATTAATGGTGTAGTAAAATGGTAACTGGCATAGTAACACTGTAAAGTAGATACAATTTTTAGAAGGTTTTGAGGAGGGAGTTTCAGAACTGTTCTCCATTGATTTGCTTacaaagatattttcatttcccACCAAAGGTTTTGGCTATGAAAACCTTTGCAGAAACAATATTTCAGGAGTTTTTCCCCCTGTATTGTCAACTAATTTTTAGTAAGCATATGACTTTCTGTATGTATCATCcaattgatttaaaaatgaatcaatgaatgtaTTTATTGATCGACTGCCTCACTTCACAAAGGAATGTGAGGAAGGACACCCAACTTGGCATTTCTGTGTTTCTATTTGGGTCAtgcattttttcttgctttccaaaTTGAAAATGTGGTGGATGCAGTAGATAGGCCTTTAGTATCAGCCCTTCCCTCGTTTACTATACCTTTTTGTGTTTCTCAAGCTGGAAAGCTATAAACTACATGCTCTAGACATCCTTGCTGCTAATATTCTGCATGTGAAATTGATCTCACCAATTGCACGCAGCAGAGCAATATTTGCAGGtgctgttttcatgctactggCAAATGCAGCCGTGGAGACCACGGCTTTTTGCAGCAGTGTTCCAGTGTCCTGTTAATTGTTCTGTCGGTGTTGAGAGGTTGGGGACGAGGTATGGCAACTTCCTGATGCCATCTTCCTGATTGTGGGCAGGAGCCAGTATGGCAATCTTATCTTTGTAGTCATTCATGGATGTTCAGCCCTTCTCCAGTCTTTCCAATCATTTCAAATGTCCCGAATTCCCCCTGACAAATCCCTTTCTGACTAGGAGTAGCTAGCTGAGTGCTGTAATGAAATCCTGACTGACAGATTTGTAAACTTTTTGCGGACAGGAACccttgatataaataaataccttgCATTTTAATGGAGGGAAGCAGAgggataaacaaatgaataagtaaaaagtTTTAATAAGATGGTGATACGTAAAAAATAAAGCTGGTTAAGGGAATGGGGAGTGCAGGAGATGAGCGCAGCTGTGTTGCCGTTTTAATCAGGTCAGAGAAGGCGTCTCTACCAGGGTGACTTTTGACCTGCCTCTCTGTTATGTCAATTGTGTGTAAGGCCCTGGTGTAGTTACTGTGTTAAAATGCAATGATTCAATTACTCCATTACTTAGATACCCTCTAAGTGACGCTACTGTTGTCCACCTCCCCGTGATTGAATTGTTTACCCACAGTAAACATGGCGGGAAGAGCTTCGATCCGACCCTTGAACACTCAATAAAAATGGCGACAGCACTTCCTGTGCTTGCCCTCAACAAAGATGGTGTCAACACTTCCTGTTTAGGGTTTTCGCCTTTAACAAAGATGGTGCTTATGGGGCAGGTTCCCTAACAGTCAGGATTCCGGTTGCAGTTTTTCTCCCCCGCCCCAAAGATACGTGGTTGCAGACGTAAGTAACAGGAATCCATTTTTTCTTGAAAGTCCTGCATTGTAGCGTCTGCGACCTGGGCCCTGCGGGGGCTTCCCCGCCCCACTAACTTGCTCTGCATTTCCGATCCGGGCCAAGGCTGGGTGGCTGCGGTAGTGCCGGAGGCCCGCTCTCCCCTTGGTCCGCTCTTAAGTTCATTCCCAGCACTCCCTCTTTAGCGGGTCAAATTGCGGGAGAAACCGCCCGTAGTCTTCCTGTTTGATACAAGGATTTCAGCGGCCGAGgcagagactttttaaaaagttcccaaTGGGCGCTCACAGCCAAATGTGAACACCTCCCCCTCCTCACCTGTCACCTCCTAAACTTTGCAGGGTTGCAAGGGGGAGTGTGGGATCGGGTGTTGCCCAGCCGTGGTCTTACTGCCCGGGTGTATCTGAAGCCGCATCTGTCATCCCTACCTGCCTTCCCGGTCACTTGACCTTCACTGCCTTACACACAACCAAGCCACAGCACACGGTTGCAGGGGTGGTGGAACTGCACCTTCAAATTGTGCCTGGCTACTGACCGGCGCTgggttgttttttaaagaaaaaaaatcccataaaatGTCCCATGCATGTGTGGCCACGACAGTGTTGTGCTGGAGATTCGGAATTCTTAGTGGGAAGGAATGGAGTCTGTGACTGTATATTGTGTAAGGTTTATTGTAGACTGGGCACAAACAACAATTTTCTTAAAGGTGATGGTGTAGAGGAATTTTAGCGAAAAGAGCCTTAAACTCTGTTCCTGCTGATTTCTGTCCTGCACTCCTGTTACTGATCAGGTTTTGCAAATACTTGTGATCAAAAAAAGGACACCTGCGCCCACTTTGGCAGTTTCtgccgtggtggtggtggtgcaggTCTGATGAGGGCAATGTTAAAATAAAACCACGATTTCTTCTCCAGCATGTTAAAATTAATGCTGCTCTgtaatcttcagataaaaattgctTTTTCAGAAGGGTCTCtgacccactttttttttttttctttttccaaatttctttatTGAACGAGGAATTGAGCTGGGACCCCACTGTGtgaaaagcaggaacagaaaagatgATTCATCTTCAGTGTTGTTCATTATGTTAGGAAACATTCAAAGTTAACTTGGCTTGGCTTAACTCGTGAATTAAATACCATGACCTGGCACTCTGCCACGGTTTGAAGATATGCCTGACCTGAAGGAACTTACATTGCAGTGACACTGTCTTTCGGGCCACATCAGCATGTCTGTAATTTGAGCTGTGATTTCGGCTCTTTCCAGGGAGAAATGGAGACCAGAGACAAGCAAGTACTCCGCTCACTTCGCCTGGAGCTGGGTGCAGAGGTATTGGTGGAGGGACTGGTTCTTCAGTACCTCTACCAGGAAGGAATCTTGACGGAAAACCATGTTCAAGAAATCAATGCTCAAACCACAGGCCTCCGGAAAACAATGCTCCTGCTGGATATCCTACCTTCCAGGGGCCCTAAAGCATTCGATACATTCCTAGATTCCCTACAGGAGTTTCCCTGGGTCAGGGAGAAGCTGAAGAAGGCAAGGAAAGAGGCCATGACCGACCTACCTGCAGGTAGGCCTCAGAAAGATCACTTCAAACCAGCTCCAAAATGTTGTAATTATGCCCTTtgctttttggtttatttgtttgtttgtttttgaaacagagtctcgctctgtcacccaggctatagtgcagtgatCTCGctaggcgtgatcttggctcactgcaacccctgcttcctgggttcaagcaattcacttgccttcgcctcccgagttgctgggaatACACacttgcgccaccacgccctgctaatttttgtattttta includes:
- the CRADD gene encoding death domain-containing protein CRADD isoform X3, translating into METRDKQVLRSLRLELGAEVLVEGLVLQYLYQEGILTENHVQEINAQTTGLRKTMLLLDILPSRGPKAFDTFLDSLQEFPWVREKLKKARKEAMTDLPAEQEKMISDDSMRNLASTTSIYLPTSGFLEN
- the CRADD gene encoding death domain-containing protein CRADD isoform X6, which encodes METRDKQVLRSLRLELGAEVLVEGLVLQYLYQEGILTENHVQEINAQTTGLRKTMLLLDILPSRGPKAFDTFLDSLQEFPWVREKLKKARKEAMTDLPAVANVRLPRELSLPAQL
- the CRADD gene encoding death domain-containing protein CRADD isoform X4, which gives rise to METRDKQVLRSLRLELGAEVLVEGLVLQYLYQEGILTENHVQEINAQTTGLRKTMLLLDILPSRGPKAFDTFLDSLQEFPWVREKLKKARKEAMTDLPADEKTEAQEVLMTNLKLHSRV
- the CRADD gene encoding death domain-containing protein CRADD isoform X2, whose product is METRDKQVLRSLRLELGAEVLVEGLVLQYLYQEGILTENHVQEINAQTTGLRKTMLLLDILPSRGPKAFDTFLDSLQEFPWVREKLKKARKEAMTDLPAEQEKMISDDSMRNLASTTSIYVSLVLSSFQLKTVQLPTSGFLEN
- the CRADD gene encoding death domain-containing protein CRADD isoform X5 → METRDKQVLRSLRLELGAEVLVEGLVLQYLYQEGILTENHVQEINAQTTGLRKTMLLLDILPSRGPKAFDTFLDSLQEFPWVREKLKKARKEAMTDLPAGAVANVRLPRELSLPAQL